From a region of the Candidatus Krumholzibacteriia bacterium genome:
- a CDS encoding porin family protein yields MKHRLRSTLILLLVAGAATPLAAGTGGDPESTRSLFPLDGRHGIWLRAGLLSSITVESNLSTGSVSSEVRDDGPFFSIGYEYWVNPEWSVGVDLSFVDAGASSTVDAGGVTSEAVGVTAVLFGASFYPRGLAIGPSLRPCASLAAGPYIGSASNSTAGTTVTSETVSETAVGLRAQIGADVFFGGRFSTGIALGYAFVSDFDQPIGSHTNYSGPEFSLGLGILLGAAR; encoded by the coding sequence ATGAAACACCGCCTGAGATCGACCCTCATCCTGCTCCTCGTGGCCGGCGCCGCCACACCCCTGGCGGCCGGCACGGGGGGTGACCCTGAATCGACACGATCCCTCTTCCCCCTGGACGGCCGCCACGGCATCTGGCTGCGGGCCGGCCTGCTGAGTTCCATCACCGTGGAAAGCAACTTGTCCACCGGCAGCGTCAGCTCGGAGGTTCGCGACGACGGCCCGTTCTTCAGCATTGGCTACGAATACTGGGTGAATCCCGAATGGAGCGTGGGAGTCGACCTGAGCTTCGTGGATGCGGGTGCGAGCAGCACCGTGGACGCGGGCGGGGTGACATCGGAGGCGGTGGGCGTCACCGCGGTTCTGTTTGGCGCGTCGTTCTACCCGCGCGGGCTCGCCATTGGTCCGTCGTTGCGGCCCTGTGCGTCGCTGGCGGCCGGCCCGTACATTGGGTCCGCCAGCAACAGCACGGCGGGGACCACCGTGACAAGCGAGACCGTTTCTGAGACGGCGGTGGGCCTGCGGGCGCAGATCGGCGCGGACGTGTTCTTCGGCGGACGATTCTCGACGGGGATCGCCCTGGGATATGCCTTCGTATCCGACTTCGACCAACCCATCGGCAGCCACACCAACTACAGCGGTCCGGAGTTCTCCCTGGGTCTGGGTATTCTGCTGGGCGCGGCACGCTAG